The Bombus pascuorum chromosome 9, iyBomPasc1.1, whole genome shotgun sequence genome has a window encoding:
- the LOC132910546 gene encoding small ribosomal subunit protein uS17m, with protein MAGNIVKKQGLTYLLGVCVPCAKQNAAKIRIKQADFDAHLLMYFNKYEFVYADDPEKRCKTGDTVLIQNLPKKLTRLITHKVVDIIYPLGDITDPITGKKIVAGKYRENIEKDAKLYGNLESMYKYEKAPKRGVTEGKRDFTDKETYMKYSDDPKDYDPYAVNP; from the exons ATGGCAGGGAATATCGTAAAAAAGCAAGGATTAACTTATTTATTGGGTGTATGTGTACCTTGTGCTAAACAAAATGCTgctaaaatacgaataaaacaAGCAGACTTCGATGCACATCTGTTAATG tattttaacaaatatgaatttgtttATGCCGATGATCCCGAAAAGCGCTGTAAGACAGGTGATACagttttaatacaaaatttaccaAAAAAATTAACTCGCCTTATCACTCATAAA GTTGTTGATATCATTTATCCACTAGGTGATATTACAGATCCTATTACTGGTAAAAAGATCGTTGCAGGAAAATATAG ggaaaatattgaaaaggaTGCTAAACTTTATGGAAATTTAGAATCtatgtataaatatgaaaaagcaCCAAAGAGAGGAGTCACAGAAGGCAAACGAGATTTTACAGACAAGGAAacttatatgaaatatagCGATGATCCAAAAGATTATGACCCATATGCAGTGAATCCATAA
- the LOC132910540 gene encoding RNA polymerase II subunit A C-terminal domain phosphatase has protein sequence MGTIEITFPFGGQSGKLLKWRVRMDTMVSAGRVLFLYQNVIPGTEDSKGPEKKFRATRLGRVTKILAKEGDVVQPGQVVMTLEGCRHPTVMKDLCAECGVDLRVERIGKENESTKISQASVPMVHSVPELKVCPELAKKIGKEDEQRLLNDRKLALLVDLDQTIVHTTNDNIPSNIKDVYHYQLYGPNSPWYHTRLRPNTKHFLSEMSRLYELHICTFGARNYAHTVAALLDKDGTLFSHRILSRDECFDPASKTANLKALFPCGDDLVCIIDDREDVWQGCGNLVQVKPYHFFRHTGDIHAPPGLEKSDVSVLPELQNTNELCIDDNLSVSDKNGASVLSDEGNVIDNNQRKEIEETIEDKENEHEFIEKNDKSAKDNTKSDTDLNLDSNNENKDENKASEESKENLTLSESVQDIKTVNKNPDENNIIDEDDDDYLLYLEDILRRIHTEFYATIEKEGGRKSLRDIIPRVRAQVLKGVYLTFSGLIPTHQKLHQSRAYKVARAFGAEVAQDLSDKTTHLVAIRPGTAKANAAKKNRNIKIVNPDWLWTCAERWEHVDERLFPLTTKARASRIPPPHCSSPERIEEPEKNIENSFADSINPLMSFTPEEIEIMDKEVEEDMDDQELDAPVFDTENVDDEEECDKKFCYKDSDSDDSINHDRSNTNEPIRKKKKLCNESSDDNSLSDKDDTLNNDDDDPVTRFRRGECLPDDLDLGDNSQDSIDDLEIMDNEDEREWNEMGAALEREFLSE, from the exons ATGGGGACAATAGAGATAACGTTTCCGTTTGGTGGACAATcaggaaaattattaaaatggaGAGTTCGGATGGATACTATGGTTTCAGCGGGTAGAGTGCTGTTTTTGTATCAGAATGTTATTCCAGGAACAGAAGATAGTAAAGGTCCTGAGAAGAAATTTCGGGCCACGCGACTCGGTCgtgttacaaaaattttagCGAAAGAAGGGGATGTTGTTCAACCTGG GCAAGTAGTAATGACATTAGAAGGATGTAGACATCCCACCGTAATGAAAGACTTGTGTGCAGAATGTGGCGTGGATTTAAGAGTTGAAAGGATTggtaaagaaaatgaaagtacaaaaatatcaCAAGCTAGTGTACCAATGGTACATAGTGTGCCAGAACTGAAAGTATGTCCAGAATTGGctaaaaaaattggaaaggaAGATGAGCAACGTCTTTTGAATGATCGCAAGTTAGCATTACTTGTGGATCTTGATCAAACAATTGTTCATACAACAAATGATAATATTCCCTCTAATATAAAG GATGTTTATCATTATCAACTTTACGGGCCAAATTCCCCATGGTATCACACTCGCTTACGACCTAATACCAAACACTTTCTTTCTGAAATGAGTCGTTTATAtgaattacatatatgtacatttggAGCAAGAAACTATGCACATACTGTAGCAGCGCTATTGGATAAAGATGGaactttattttctcataGAATACTTTCAAGGGATGAATGTTTTGACCCTGCATCAAAAACAGCTAATCTTAA GGCTTTATTTCCTTGTGGAGATGATCTGGTATGCATTATAGATGATAGAGAAGACGTATGGCAAGGATGTGGGAATTTAGTTCAAGTTAAGCCTTATCACTTCTTTCGTCATACTGGTGACATACATGCACCACCAGGACTAGAAAAAAGTGATGTATCTGTTTTACCTGAATTGCAAAATACAAATGAGCTTTGTATTGATGACAATCTAAGTGTATCAGATAAAAATGGTGCATCTGTATTGTCGGATGAAGGGAATGTGATTGATAATAATcaaagaaaggaaattgaGGAAACAAtcgaagataaagaaaatgaacacgaatttatagaaaagaatGATAAAAGTGCCAAAGATAATACCAAGAGCGACACTGATTTAAATCTTGATTccaataatgaaaataaagatgaGAATAAAGCATCAGAGGagtcgaaagaaaatttaacacTATCTGAATCAGTACAAGATATAAAAACTGTAAATAAGAATCctgatgaaaataatattatagatgAAGATGAcgatgattatttattatatcttgaAGATATTCTTCGTAGGATTCATACTGAATTTTATGCTACTATAGAAAAAGAAGGTGGACGGAAGTCATTAAGGGACATTATTCCACGAGTGCGGGCTCAAGTATTAAAAGGAGTATACTTAACTTTTAGTGGATTAATACCTACTCATCAAAAACTTCATCAAAGTCGAGCTTATAAAGTCGCCAGAGCATTTGGAGCAGAAGTGGCACAG GATCTGTCAGACAAAACCACTCACTTGGTAGCTATTAGACCTGGAACTGCAAAGGCTAATGCAGCaaaaaagaatcgaaatataaaaattgtaaacccAGATTGGCTTTGGACTTGTGCAGAACGCTGGGAACATGTTGATGAGCGTTTATTTCCACTTACTACAAAG GCACGTGCTTCTAGAATACCGCCTCCACATTGCAGTAGTCCTGAACGTATAGAAGAAccagaaaaaaatatagaaaacagTTTTGCTGATAGTATTAATCCATTAATGTCATTCACACCAgaggaaatagaaattatgGATAAAGAAGTTGAAGAAGATATGGATGATCAAGAATTAGATGCACCTGTCTTTGATACAGAGAATGTAGATGATGAAGAAGAAtgtgataaaaaattttgttataaggATTCAGATTCTGATGACTCTATAAATCACGATC GAAGTAATACAAATGAAccaataagaaagaaaaagaagctttGTAATGAAAGTTCAGATGATAATAGTTTAAGTGACAAAGATGATACTTTGAACAATGACGATGATGACCCTGTAACGCGTTTTAGAAGAGGAGAATgtttacctgatgacttagATTTAGGTGATAATTCTCAAGATTCAATCGATGATCTGGAAATAATGGATAATGAAGATGAACGAGAATGGAATGAAATGGGAGCTGCACTTGAAAGGGAATTTCTTTCTGAATGa
- the LOC132910544 gene encoding centromere protein L-like encodes MEDNIENILPSTSNTIHTICSLRTRGRQQFSLCASSAPVEEIEAFNLEELLYKTWTIFGVSTLFNFHQDEVHLKQYAKRLREEVANNLSQEDVTYDAEFCVMKDITQRPSPLDPPPIKIEVYSENSNNQPNSKKCIYKGVFLSWRTTKNKLNAFNSLRLPLLLCRGTPSAIRTVHNVLSRMFDCMIIALPAHEDDLIWLIPIIITPADKEEQTKHTDEICMEYKIPELENTDTITIKFLVLDLIKILTVIVKDQNDEANVEIAFNLEHIEKFREVLYSQMLELAGLQLGLCTLHKIILPTVTIMENRMKVMNADTMNRVLLYLNEKALDTFHTLNLE; translated from the exons ATGGAAGATAACATAGAAAACATATTGCCAAGTACTAGTAATACTATTCACACAATATGTTCCCTTCGAACGAGAGGAAGACAACAATTTAGTTTGTGTGCTAGTTCTGCTCCAGTAGAAGAAATTGAAGCTTTTAACTTAGAAG aattattatataaaacgtgGACTATTTTTGGAGTTTcaactttatttaattttcatcaaGATGAAGTACATTTGAAACAATATGCAAAACGATTAAGAGAAGAAGttgcaaataatttatcacAAGAAGATGTTACATATGATGCAGAATTTTGTGTTATGAAAGACATAACACAAAGACCTAGTCCATTGGATCCACCACCAATAAAG ATTGAAGTTTATTCTGAAAATAGTAATAATCAACcaaattcaaagaaatgtatttataaaggAGTATTTTTATCATGGAGAactactaaaaataaattaaacgctTTTAATTCTTTGAGATTACCTCTTTTATTATGTCGTGGTACACCAAGTGCTATAAGAACTGTTCATAATGTGTTAAGTCGTATGTTTGATTGCATGATTATTGCATTACCTGCACATGAGGATGATTTAATATGGCTTATTCCAATTATAATTACTCCAGCAGATAAAGAGGAACAAACAAAACACACAGATGAAATTTGTATGGAATATAAAATACCAGAACTAGAAAATACAGATACAATTACAATAAAGTTTCTAGTTttggatttaataaaaatattaacagt aaTTGTAAAGGATCAAAATGATGAAGCAAATGTTGAAATTGCCTTTAATTTAgaacatatagaaaaatttcgtgAGGTCTTATACTCTCAAATGTTAGAACTTGCTGGTTTACAATTAGGATTGTGtacattacataaaattattcttcctACAGTTACGATAATGGAAAACAGG atgaaagtaatgAACGCAGATACCATGAATCGcgttttgttatatttaaatgaaaaagccCTTGATACATTTCACACATTAAATCTTGAGTAA
- the LOC132910543 gene encoding snurportin-1, whose protein sequence is MATEMKDKLTNMHEKENENIRAVFYKKPVKKDNYNLDVDNIDTFQEIRRRRLLQFQKKCRDTAFNIGRGILEEAFNSEDEHEEEMEIQKIDKKGYYYSKRNKNYANQLMMSEWMLEVPQDLVGKWILVPCPQGKRTLLVARKGITKVYNRHGYNLGKFHSALPGGNPSEYRGSCTILDCLWIKQQKVYYTLDVLAWSNQSLINCDTEFRFFWLRSKLQETEELYKRDTYRNSFPILPLPNISCDTDISLALANLSNLYPLDGLLFYHKDGQYTKGRTPLVTWSKTFMLPEILGISVPPPLDEQPDGYIDFVHYILNNRAKKKKVESESQMDIVDENS, encoded by the exons atgGCAACTGAGATGAAAGATAAGTTAACAAATATgcacgaaaaagaaaatgaaaatatacgtgctgtattttataaaaagcctgttaaaaaagataattacaaTTTGGATGTGGATAACATTGATACTTTTCAAGAAATAAGACGTCGACGGCTACTACAATTTCAAAAAAA ATGTAGAGACACTGCATTTAATATTGGAAGAGGAATACTAGAAGAAGCATTTAATTCTGAAGATGAACATGaggaagaaatggaaattcaaaaaattgataaaaaggGATATTACTActcgaaacgaaataaaaattatgcaaatcAATTAATGATGTCTGAATGGATGTTGGAAGTACCTCAAGATCTTGTAGGAAAGTGGATTTTAGTACCATGTCCTCAAGGAAAACGAACTTTATTAGTTGCACGTAAA GGTATAACTAAAGTATATAACAGACACGGTTATAACCTTGGTAAATTCCATTCAGCACTTCCTGGTGGTAATCCATCTGAATATAGAGGTAGCTGTACCATTCTTGATTGTTTATGGATAAAACAacaaaaagtatattatacCTTAGATGTACTTGCATGGTCCAATCAGtctttaataaattgtgaT acTGAATTTAGGTTCTTTTGGTTGAGATCAAAGTTACAAGAAACCGAAGAATTATACAAAAGAGATACATATAGAAATAGTTTTCCTATATTACCTTTACCAAATATCAGTTGTGATACTGATATAAGTTTAGCATTAGCAAATCTTTCGAATTTATATCCTTTAGatggtttattattttaccataAAGATGGACAATATACTAAAGGTCGTACCCCACTTGTAACATGGTCAAAAACTTTCATGTTACCTGAAATACTTGGTATTTCAGTACCACCACCACTTGATGAACAACCTGATGGATATATAgattttgtacattatattcttaataatagagctaaaaaaaagaaggtagAATCAGAAAGCCAA ATGGATATTGTAGATGAGAATTCCTAg